One genomic region from Xenopus laevis strain J_2021 chromosome 2L, Xenopus_laevis_v10.1, whole genome shotgun sequence encodes:
- the atp5pf.L gene encoding ATP synthase peripheral stalk subunit F6 L homeolog yields MILQRLFRFSSIFRTAVSVHLRRNIGLTAIAFNKAKELDPVQKLFVDKIREYNTKSQKAAGPVDAGPEYQKEMNEDISKLQRLYGGGDLTKFPDFKFEEPKFEESTK; encoded by the exons ATGATTCTTCAAAGGCTCTTCCGATTCTCGTCCATTTTCCGCACTGCGGTCTCTGTTCATTTGCGGAGGAACATTGGACTGACAGCCATCGCATTTAATAAGGCAAAAGAGCTTGATCCAGTGCAAAAACTCTTTGTGGACAAAATTAGAGAATACAACACAAAAAGCCA gaaagctGCCGGCCCTGTTGATGCCGGCCCCGAGTACCAGAAGGAAATGAATGAAGATATCAGCAAGCTTCAGAGGTTATATGGAGGTGGAGACCTAACCAAATTTCCAGACTTTAAGTTTGAAG AACCTAAATTTGAGGAATCGACTAAATAA
- the LOC108707890 gene encoding uncharacterized protein LOC108707890 isoform X1, which yields MSPIGHHGSLGQGGHRGSSKKKSFFRNIFPFISQTETQRFDSSNTQLEKSQSKSPCKNIQNGIHQNNYDAYLPWRLDGKDRPDGRLPSYSHMGTTQEISAFLHFGETFSIQDSPFRVGDRSQGIHKDLGTSFSTPPYERNSDLCLSRRSVHKSFFMPVADRALKDCGNHSTELGLVNKLGKVTSDPNSRNIVLRNNDQHTRRPSETPPRKNTGYSISSTADLRKTQSFSEILPASPRETELYNRLGQMGKDSYENTTDGIPNTMEQGPSRIKPDHFFIRENYTIPSLVVKRRQLEKTNIFHAKDHGDSHNGCQQNRLGSTLQETNVPRNLVQGRQQKELQLERIESSPTKPDKIPRNSQRKRSPDKVRQPYCGQLHKQARGHQIKNLIDHDHSYFFVGGREPNRSIGLLHTGSPELPSRSAQQEIPDSGRMGTQSRNFQSDQQQVGSLLHRPDGNISEQEDRDILFLGKEQSNDILGCLFLPMEISNGLHLSTSSGDSESPQENQDRQGKCGHCDTLVAQKSLVSNTDGAQTGGAIPPSNSSNCSPPGNGVTSEPRPLGLSSLETERLKLNRLGLSDSTVSTILASKKKSTHLKYARTWEVFIDWCKARGHDPLRISEVTIIEFLQAGVERNLSISTLKGQVTAISAHTDFHWASGILLKRFFQGLKKLCPIIRSEVPPWDLSLVLKALMEHTFEPLEEASLKNLCLKTVFLLAITSARRVGELQALSIKSSKLSFFPDKVVLRTEDRFIPKVPSRFHQQQELILPAFYPEPQNQQEEKLHSLDVVRCLRIYLEKVATFRKTDYLLVTIGSNNSGNRAAKSTIARWLKQCIVTAYSLQSAPEPAPKAHSIRGMAASWALRAQVSAEEICRAATWSSICTFSKHYKFDTYSKDLACFGHSILEAATAE from the coding sequence ATGTCTCCAATCGGTCATCATGGATCTCTTGGACAAGGGGGTCATAGAGGAAGTTCCAAAAAGAAGTCATTTTTCAGGAATATATTCCCATTTATTTCTCAGACAGAAACACAACGGTTTGATTCGAGTAATACTCAACTTGAAAAGTCTCAATCAAAATCTCCATGTAAGaacattcaaaatggaatccatcAGAACAATTACGATGCATATCTGCCATGGAGATTGGATGGCAAAGATCGACCTGATGGACGCCTACCTTCATATTCCCATATGGGAACCACACAGGAAATTTCTGCGTTTCTTCATTTTGGGGAAACATTTTCAATACAAGACAGTCCCTTTCGGGTTGGCGACAGGTCCCAGGGTATTCACAAAGATCTTGGCACCTCTTTTAGCACACCTCCGTATGAAAGGAATTCAGATCTTTGCTTATCTAGACGATCTGTTCATAAAAGCTTCTTCATGCCAGTTGCTGACCGAGCACTTAAGGATTGTGGTAACCACTCTACAGAGTTGGGGCTGGTTAATAAATTGGGAAAAGTCACTTCTGACCCCAACTCAAGAAATATTGTTCTTAGGAACAACGATCAACACACAAGAAGGCCATCTGAGACTCCCCCTAGAAAAAATACCGGATATTCAATATCAAGTACAGCAGATTTGCGCAAAACACAAAGTTTCAGTGAAATTCTGCCAGCAAGTCCTCGGGAAACTGAGCTCTACAATAGACTCGGTCAAATGGGGAAGGATTCATACGAGAACACTACAGATGGAATTCCTAACACAATGGAGCAAGGGCCATCCAGAATCAAACCAGACCATTTCTTTATCAGAGAAAACTATACTATCCCTAGCTTGGTGGTTAAAAGAAGACAACTTGAAAAAACCAATATCTTTCATGCCAAAGATCATGGAGACAGTCACAACGGATGCCAGCAGAATAGGCTGGGGAGCACATTGCAGGAGACAAACGTGCCAAGGAATTTGGTCCAAGGAAGACAGCAAAAAGAGCTCCAACTGGAGAGAATTGAAAGCAGTCCTACTAAGCCTGATAAGATTCCACGAAATAGTCAGAGGAAAAGAAGTCCAGATAAAGTCAGACAACCTTACTGTGGTCAATTACATAAACAAGCAAGGGGGCACCAAATCAAAAACCTTATTGACCACGACCATAGCTATTTTTTCGTGGGCGGAAGAGAACCTAATAGGTCTATCGGCCTGTTACATACCGGGAGTCCAGAACTGCCTAGCAGATCAGCTCAGCAGGAAATTCCCGACAGTGGGAGAATGGGAACTCAGTCAAGAAATTTTCAATCTGATCAACAACAAGTGGGGTCCCTTCTCCATAGACCTGATGGCAACATCTCAGAACAAGAAGATCGCGACATTTTGTTCTTGGGGAAAGAACAGTCAAACGATATTTTGGGATGCCTTTTCCTTCCCATGGAAATTTCGAATGGCTTACATCTTTCCACCTCTAGCGGTGATTCCGAAAGTCCTCAAGAAAATCAGGACAGACAAGGCAAATGTGGTCATTGTGACACCTTGGTGGCCCAGAAGAGCTTGGTTTCCAACACTGATGGAGCTCAAACAGGAGGAGCCATTCCACCTTCCAATAGTTCCAACTGTTCTCCACCAGGGAATGGTGTTACATCCGAACCCAGGCCGTTGGGCCTTAGCAGCCTGGAAACTGAAAGGCTAAAGCTTAATCGGTTGGGATTATCAGACTCCACAGTATCTACTATCTTAGCCTCAAAGAAAAAATCGACACACCTAAAGTACGCCAGAACTTGGGAGGTCTTTATTGATTGGTGCAAAGCAAGAGGTCATGACCCTCTCAGAATATCTGAAGTCACCATCATAGAATTTCTACAAGCAGGCGTAGAACGCAATTTAAGTATTTCTACACTTAAAGGACAGGTGACGGCGATTTCAGCACACACTGACTTTCACTGGGCTTCGGGTATCctattgaaaagattttttcagGGATTGAAAAAACTTTGCCCTATCATCAGATCAGAAGTTCCACCTTGGGACCTATCGTTGGTCTTAAAAGCGTTAATGGAACACACTTTTGAACCATTAGAGGaagcatctttaaaaaatctGTGCCTCAAAACAGTATTCTTGTTAGCAATCACATCTGCCAGAAGGGTAGGAGAATTGCAGGCATTATCAATTAAATCGTCTAAGCTATCCTTCTTTCCAGACAAGGTGGTACTCAGAACGGAAGATAGATTCATACCCAAAGTACCATCTAGATTTCATCAGCAACAGGAACTGATCTTACCTGCATTCTATCCGGAACCACAAAATCAACAAGAAGAAAAGCTTCACTCCTTGGATGTAGTCAGATGCTTACGAATTTACCTTGAGAAAGTGGCAACTTTCAGAAAAACAGATTACCTTTTGGTGACCATTGGAAGTAATAATTCAGGAAACAGAGCTGCTAAAAGCACGATTGCAAGATGGTTGAAGCAGTGCATCGTAACAGCATATTCATTACAGTCAGCACCTGAACCAGCACCTAAAGCACACTCCATCAGAGGGATGGCAGCTTCCTGGGCACTCAGAGCCCAGGTATCAGCAGAAGAAATCTGCAGAGCGGCCACTTGGTCATCTATTTGCACTTTTTCCAAACATTACAAGTTTGATACATATTCTAAGGATCTAGCCTGTTTTGGGCATTCAATTTTGGAGGCggctactgctgaataa
- the LOC108707890 gene encoding lamina-associated polypeptide 2-like isoform X2: MSHRRSHSGSRGSPSQENQPERGKSSRRECTACGEPAMLDKRLCKKCLMEASNPPIEQLNNMMDWMQSTFKQSMATMVDEVTGKVMHNLSKQGCIPAASAGTTAGSSRTVQERDSISSEGEISETDTDEAEESAFNIDFIEPLIRHMRITLDLDEDEQIPKQDKMFRSRVKKTQVFPVHDVIASMINAEWEIPDRKMGESKRFNRMFPFSEKDVKSWNAVPKVDAAITRVARRTTLPVDEGVSLKDAMERRQDAILKKLYLAGGKACKTTVATTSLTRANSIWISEVEKAVKEGADQDKILDIIQDIKTANNFASEASLEGARVAARSMGLAVAARRALWLRHWHADSQSKHNLCSLPFKGEFLFGERLDQIISKASVGKSAFLPQDRKDRRNFRNQKPSFRDTKQYKPGKPFVHQPWRSRFRNQDKRDQKPEKKTA; encoded by the exons ATGAGTCACAGGCGTTCACACTCAGGCTCAAGGGG gaGCCCATCACAGGAAAATCAGCCAGAAAGAGGTAAAAGTTCCAGACGGGAGTGTACAGCATGTGGTGAACCAGCCATGCTGGAtaaaaggctgtgcaaaaaatgcctaatggaggctaGCAATCCTCCCATAGAACAACTGAATAACATGATGGACTGGATGCAATCCACCTTCAAGCAATCCATGGCTACTATGGTAGATGAAGTCACGGGTAAAGTAATGCATAATCTGAGTAAACAAGGATGCATACCTGCTGCCAGTGCAGGTACGACAGCCGGATCATCTAGAACAGTACAAGAAAGAGACTCTATTTCCTCTGAAGGGGAAATATCAGAAACAGATACAGATGAAGCAGAGGAATCGGCTTTCAATATTGATTTTATTGAGCCTCTAATAAGACACATGAGAATCACACTAGACTTAGATGAAGATGAACAGATACCCAAACAAGATAAAATGTTCAGATCTAGAGTAAAGAAAACACAGGTGTTTCCGGTCCATGATGTGATTGCTAGCATGATCAATGCCGAATGGGAAATCCCTGACAGAAAAATGGGGGAATCTAAGAGGTTTAACAGAATGTTTCCTTTTTCAGAAAAAGATGTGAAATCATGGAATGCTGTGCCCAAAGTAGATGCGGCAATCACCAGAGTGGCTAGACGAACAACACTGCCCGTAGATGAGGGGGTTTCCCTCAAAGATGCCATGGAAAGAAGGCAAGATGCCATTCTAAAGAAGCTGTACCTTGCAGGAGGAAAGGCTTGCAAAACAACGGTAGCAACCACATCACTCACTAGAGCCAACAGCATTTGGATATCTGAGGTAGAGAAAGCAGTTAAAGAAGGAGCAGATCAAGATAAAATTCTGGACATAATTCAAGACATTAAAACAGCAAACAATTTTGCTTCTGAAGCCTCCCTTGAGGGAGCAAGGGTGGCAGCCAGATCCATGGGCCTTGCAGTTGCAGCCAGACGAGCACTGTGGTTGCGTCATTGGCACGCGGACTCTCAGTCCAAGCATAACCTCTGCTCcctgccatttaaaggagaattccttTTTGGGGAACGTTTAGATCAAATAATCTCCAAGGCGTCAGTGGGAAAATCGGCTTTTTTGCCGCAAGATCGTAAGGATAGAAGGAATTTCAGAAATCAGAAACCATCATTCCGGGATACCAAACAATACAAACCAGGAAAGCCCTTTGTCCATCAGCCCTGGAGATCCAGGTTTCGTAAccaagacaaaagagatcagaaACCTGAGAAGAAAACAGCATGA